The Drosophila innubila isolate TH190305 chromosome 2L unlocalized genomic scaffold, UK_Dinn_1.0 4_B_2L, whole genome shotgun sequence genome segment CCGGTATTGTTTCCACCTTTCGTTCAGAACTTTTGTCACGTTGATTGCTGCTGGTGCTATTACGCTTTTTGGGTGTCGTACGTGTGCTGCGGCTTTTGCGCACTGGCGATGCCGCATGTTCCTCACTTGAGGCGCGCTCCCCTCGCTCTTCATTGATTTCTTCAATGGAAGATGTCGCTTTCGAAGGCGCTTTTGTATCATCTACCTTCTCCACAAGCGGCTCATCCTCAGTTTTCTCATTCTCCGATATTTTGCGCGATCGGCGACTGCGACGTGCCGGCAAAGGTGCAGGCGATGAAGATTTTTTTCGTTCGCTACGACGTCTCATAGCTGTAAAAACAAATGCTTCCCGCACACTAATAAAacactaaattaaaatgctattGCACTTGTTATTAACGTCAGCAGTACGCGATTAATACGCACGCAcaattgtttctttattttgcagCGTGCAACGTTTTAGTTTCCttgtaaaagaaaattttgttgccAACGAAAAGCGTCAATCCGCCATCAAAGGTAGGGTTGATTTTTGGGGTAATCAATGCTTACAAACTATCGCATGCTCCAAACATCGATATatctttgatttaaatattcgaTAGATAAGGCTTACCACGattctgtaaaatattttattatttttcttttgctttattattgttagttattgttaataatctttataaattatacacaATTTGGTATGCAAGCTATTTAGTTATTTTGATTACCGATAACAGCATTAAGATATCAGCAGTTATATGCCGAGGCTGTCAGTCCTTAAATTGAATGGAATACCTCCAATTCGAATTGaaagtacataaattataaacaatgtttaattttatattacaattttataatttgtttgcttaatttgTTTGGCTACACTTTATATAGAACCCGCCTCTTTACAACACTGAATTGACGCATATTTCGTAATTGAACAGCCTGACCAACAAAAGCAtccaaaaatttgttaagtttATTGTAAAATGCATTGATTACAACAAAATGATAGTAAAGAATTTTAGTAAATtcacacaaatatttgcacgACTGCGATGTGCGCGCGGTGTGAACGTCAATTCGAATGACTATTCAATCAGAGTGCAAAACAACTTGAAACTGAATTCGGAAGGATGTCGATCCTTATGTGGCCTTTATCAAAGGCAGAAAGAGGAAGATGAGTACCGACAACGTTCCTCGTCTCGCTCTTCGCCCCTTCCGCATCCAAGTTTGCTGTTCACCGCTGCgtttagctttaattttcttggTGGCAGCAACGGCGACAAGGACCAGGAAGAGACACCAGAATCAAAATTGGTGAATACTATAAAACGCTCGATTCTCTGCATACAAAATGATCAGTATGACAAGGCCGAGCAAATGTTGCATCTGGCGCTTCGTATGGCCCAAGATATGCAGTCATCCAAGGGTATTACGTATGTGTACGATCTAATGGCCAACTTGGCCATGGAACGCGAGCAATTTAAGAAAGCAGAAAAACTATTTGTCGACGTAATGAGGAGATTGATGTCGGATGGGCATACAGAGGATAGTCCCAAGATATTGCACATAAGTTCGAAAATAGCGCATATGTCACAGCTGCAAGGTGAATTGGAGAAAAGCTTTCAAGGGTTCACATGGACACTGCATCGACTGGGCAAACTGGTAAAGAGTACGCCCGAAGACACTGATATACTGGAGCTATATGGCCTGACAAAGAATTGGTATTGAAGGTTGTTCCATGCTTCAGTCAATTATGAAGTGCAActtaatatgaataaattaacatGGATTTTGTAATCCTCAGGTTTGGGCAGCTGCTAATGAAGCAAGGCAAATACGACGAGGCAAAGAATCTATTCAAAGAGGCCCTTGATATCCTTATTTGTGTTTATGGCACCCTTAACGATGCTTCAGTAACAATTTTGAATAACATCAGCGTGGCTTATgttaatgtatgtatattatgaACATAATCCACTCtgtacatattattatattttaattgacagCTTGAAAATTATGCGGAAGCAAAGGAAACCCTTTTACATGCTCTAGCAGTTGCCAAGGAACTCAAGGATGTCACACAGGAGGGCATTATTCAGGCCAATCTGGGATTAGTATATCTGCGAGAAGGTCTTCTCAAAGAAGCCGAAAACTTTTGCAAGCTTGCTTGGAAAACGGGTAAAAGTCATGAGAACGCCGATGCTATTGAGCAGGCCGAGTATTGTCTAAATGAGATTAAGTCCAGCATGAAAGGCTAGCAAAGGTCCAAGCCAGAGAACTATCAGAATATAacttaaacatataaattaaattgtttattaaatacacaGAAGACTTTCTGGAAGAGAATTGTATTACATTAATTAGTCGATCCTGGCTTAGCGTTATTAAATAACTCcgtacaaatttatatttaaaggtgttttaacattttgttacAGTggttcatttcatttcacaattttaagcAGATTTTAAATTCAGGTTTGAGTTATTTGATGGACACATAGAAAATAGATATACAACTATTCAAACTTGGCTATAACAATCATCAAAGCCACTCCAGTAAGAAGCGCCACAATTTCCTTCAAGGATTGTTTGAGCTTCGTCGACTCTTCCAATAGCTCTGGCAGCACACTGACCGTGGCAATATAAATGAAGCCACCGGCTGTGAAAGGCAATACCCATGGTGCTGAGCTGCCATCGCTGCTTCCTGCACCCAAGAGAGCCAATGCAGTGCCAGCCAAGGCACCTAAAGCTGTCACCAACTGCAGCAACATGGCCTTGCGACGCGAGCAGCCAGATTTGATGAGGATGGCAAAATCACCAATCTCATGCGGAACTTCGTGCAGCAGTATGGTTATTGTGGTTACAATGCCAATGCTGTTGCCAGCCAGATAGGAAGCACCAATGGCTAGGCCATCGGTAAAGTTGTGTGCAAAGTCTGCAGCCAAATTAAGATAGCCTGATATCTCCACTTCACCCTCTTCATCCTCTTTCTTGGCAACTGTCTTGCTTGGCTTTGTTGAGGCTTTTTTCTTATCTCCAGATGCTGGTTCCTTATCTTTGGCAGCTGTCTTGGGTTTCGGTGTGCCATGACTGTGACCATGTCCACCGCCGCCGCCCTTCAGAATGCGTACCAGCTTCTCCACAGACAGAAAGGCAACAATGCCACCAAGAACCCAAAGGCCAACACTCATATCATGTGCGTGGGCATGACCCTCGCCCTCCCcatgatgatcatgatgatggTGGTCATGACCGTGGTCATGGCCATGCTCCCCATGGCTATGTGGATGTGTGGCGTGTGGAATCAAGTGCAGAAATGCATCACCCAACAGTCCGCCGGATGCAAAGGCAAGCAAAACTTTCAGTCTTGGTTTCATCGCTTCGCTGTTGTCGAGCGGTATAATGTAGAGCAGCACAAAGGGAGCGGCACTGATAAGCAATGTGGAGCCCATCGAATGCAGCCAAATGCTCTTCATATCTGTGGGAAAACgagattaaaataacaatgtgCACTTGTCGTTCGTTATCGGCAGCTTACCCAATTTTGCCGCCGGTTTTGCGTGATGATGATGTTCATAATGGTCGTTATGTCCATGATGATCATGACCGTGGTCGTGTCCATGGTGATCATGATCGTGGTGATCATggtcatgatgatgatgatcgtgATCGTGATTTACCGGCGGTGCTTGCTTAGCATcgaaattttcatttgcttcgCGGGAGTATTTAAAACTGGGATTGCCTTGACTCTGACATAATTCCGGCAAGGATAGCACTATGGCTGTAAGTAGAATGCCGAGTGCAACTttctgataaaatttaaactttgacGGCTGCAAATTAGCCAATTGTTTAGACATAGCTGGCTTTGTTTCTTCAAAACGcgtgaatattattttttgtaattattgtgacgtgtgtgtttttcttagctttttgTTCGCGTAGtgtcagtgctgccaacttgttttataTCATGTCGCAAAAAAACTGGTTGGCAGGCTTGGGTTTCGGCTTCAAGCCCATTTTgtgatcaatttaaatttaggtattgcaaatatgaaaatgccataaactttgcaataaattaataattttaagaaaatttaaaattcgaaattaaatttttaaaaatatttaaaaatgcagaaaattttagctcaaaattaagaaattttaaaaagaaaaaaggtagaaaaaattttaagttaccaATTTTGACGATTGACCCAATATGTTTCAAATTGCCGGTCGGTGAATTTAACATTTGGGCCAAGTGGCAGCGCTTTGTCTTTTAAGACGCCGCGAAACGAGCGTCTCGTTCGacttcaataaataaaaattagaaactgCTCTCAACTtcgttaaaatttttatatttatagctcACGGTCAAGTGGCATtaatgaaaaagaaagaaaaagtcAGGGCTGAAAGGGCAAAAGAGCGAcggaattttgaaaaagacGTATCCATTGACCTGGAAAGGCagcaaaaatactaaatagaGCATAAAGCTTCAATAATCCTGGTGGCGTCACAAGTGCCCTTTTTGGGCGCAgctgaaatacaaaaaaaaaactcatacacccttcttatattttaaattaaaatgcttataattttaaacatcTAATCGTATTTAGTTAGTTTTTTCGTTGTTCGTTAAACGAGGCTAATTAACTAGACAATTGTATAGGTATGGTGAGtgcaaaattgatttttttttatgtatgtatatgatgCCATCGATAGACCGttacaaaaacagaaaaattcgTTGGtgtgtaataaataatatgtttgTAAAGGGAGTAAAACCATATTCGCTTGTTGTATCAGACACGACACTTTCAAATATGATGATAAAACTATTATAACTTTCATCATTATGTAGTATATACAAGCCACTTTGGTTGCAAATTGCCAGATCACTGCCCACTGCTTAATACAgattaattttctttagtaTCGTCTTGCGGCACATGTGGCAAGTGCGCAGCGTCTCGGCACAGTGGGAGCAGGCGCCATGGCCACAGAGGAAGGCTACATCCCGTTTGCGTTCCATGCAAATGCCACAAAAGTGCGATTCCTCAAACTCCTGAACTTTGTTCTCTAGATATCGCAACAGATCGCCAGATGGCAAACGAGCCTGGTCACTGGGCGATGATGTGGTGGACAACTGTTGGCCAACAACCTGACGACCGCTGGCATCCAAACGTCTCTCAATCACAACTCCGCAGCGCAGACACTTCTTCATCCGAATGCTGCATTCCTCACAGGCAATCTGATGCAGGCAGggttctataaataaatacaatagtTAATAGTAGTTTAACGACAGttgacttaaattaaattagcatAAATTGCGCAAAGTTCTTTTTTGAATAACTTCCAAATTAGTTATCCAATGGTGATCTTATTTTCAGAGTAGATTCggaatatagtatatatagcTTTATAATTGTAATCTAGTAATTAGATTTTTTATCGTGCTGGATTTCATACACTGCTGTATACTGACAGTTATTTATAGCAATAGaatctatacattttacaccaaaatatctttcaattaattaattaggtCCCTAAATCATAGTCATAGTCCAGTTTTATTTCAACTGAGAGATAGTCTTGAATTTGACAGCTAttactataaattttaattcggAATATCTTTTAGTTAATTAACTGTGACTTTAACTTGACTTTGAATTATTGTGTTGCTTACCGAAGCGCACCAGTTGCAGCGGCTCGTTGCACACGATGCACTCCTGTTGACCAGAGATAAGACCCGGCaatgctgcagcagctgccgcaCCGATCGCAACATGGGGCAAAGCATTTGTTTCCACTGTGGCAGCACTGCATGTGGTGGCTGTTGATGTCGCTGTGGCTGTGGTTGGCACTGGCGGCTTTGGTGCTTTCTTGCGTGGCGCCACTTGAGGTGAAACACTTGTGGTGGCATCCGAATTAAGTTTCTTGTTGCCCGGCGATGGTGCCGCCTCGCTGGGCTTTGGTTGCGTAACTGGCGGTGGTAGTGCTAATGATGTTGAAGATGTCGCTGCCGTTGCTACAGCATCTTCACCAACTTCAACAACAGCGGCCGCATCATCCGATGTGTTGATGTCCAGAGCTTGCATATTACGTTGTAATGGAATCggtgccgttgttgttgttgctgttgttatggATGACTCCTCAGTTCCGCCGGCTGTTTGCTGGCCAAAGATCAACTGCCTTATATTTCGATCTGTAATCCATTCGAAAATActggcattggcattgttAAGCTCCACACGACAGCCATGACGCGAAAGATAGATTAGAATGCTGTACATTAATCGATCCTCGTTGCGGACACTGGTCTGTGCCAGGCTAATAAAGAACTTGTGGATTTCGGGCGCGTCTTCCTGTGCCGGTTCAGCTGCTTGCTGCAGATTGGTTTTCTTAATGACACACAAGTGCATAGCATTGTCGCCATCCTCATCCTTGGCATTTATGTCACACGACAGCTTGACGAGACGTTCAATGACACCCGCATGTCCCTGCGAGACAGCCAAAAGGAACGGCGTTTGACGCCTATTGTTACGTATGTCCAGCTCCGCTTGTCCCTCGGTTACCAGTGTTTCCACAACCTGTGCATGCCCATTGAGTGCCGCCAAATGCAGCGCTGCAAATCCATCGTCCTTTCTTACATTGACCAATTGACGTGACAGCTGGAGGATGCGACGAGCGGCCACAACGTTGCCCTTAAGTGCCGCATGATGAAGCACATTGAAGCCACGATTGTTCTTCACCGTAAAATCTAAATTTGGTGCATTGCAGAGCAGCTCCACGACTTCGGTATTCTCCTTGCCTATGGCATCGTGCAGTGCGGTGTCTCCATACGAATCCTGGATATTCACATTGGCATTGTGCTGGAGAAGTTCACGTACACAGTGTGGCGTCTTTTTGTGCGCACAGATGTGCAAGGCCGAACAGTGGCTGGAGTTGAGGAAGTTCACCTCGGCGCCATGCTCCAGCAGCACACGCATCGTTTCTGGTTGATTGCCAAATGCCGCGTAGTGTAACGCCGAGTCGCCCTCCTTGTCCACAACATTGACATTGGCGCCCTTCGAAATGAGGTAAGTAACCAGCTCCACGTAGCCCTGATGTGAGGCCACCTGTATGCATGCCTTGCCGCCGCTCATCACATCCACCTGACTAGGATTCACGTCCAGATATTGTTTCACAAAGTCTAAATGACCCTGGGCTGCCTCACGAACCAATTTATCGGCCACCGAGCTGCCAGAGAGACCCGATAGTGGCGTCATCACATGATCCGTGCGACGATGACTCAAGTCCATCATGCTATTGGAACGTTCCGCTGCAGTCGCCAATGGTGAACGCTCCAGTTTGACACATTTCGGATTTAAAGTCCATTCGAAGCCATCATGCAATTGCTGTATGCGCAAATCTCCATCGGAGTACACCTTCACCACCTTGCAGAGCTTGCCCAACGCCTAGGAAAGAACATAAGAGTTTAGTTGAGTGTAAAGATTCCATATAggaaattttagaaataatattaagaatattaaaattgaggGAAACAAAATGAATAGTGAGAAATTAATTGGGTAGACAAAAGTCCgaaatcaaaatttgtttttaaatacgtACGTTTtataaaagttcaaatttcacaatattttatttgaaacatgcaatttttattagtataaatattgaataatttctAAAAGCCCGatgattttcattaaaatatttttaatttcgaatCTTTCTTATCcccattttttttccaaacacttgtttctaaattaaaatttaactcaaatgctagtttttggttaattttctGCTTTATATTTacctcttaatttttttttactaaaattaattttgattttgtaattcttacaaaaatattcggAAGGTGCAAAGCAGAATTAAAGGAGTCTGAGAACTACTTACATAGCGCATTATGTCAATCCATTCGCCGTGTCCCTTCTGCAACTGCTGGACCTTATGTGCATCATTGATAATTGTGACCAAGTCGCCCACACGGAACGATACAACTTTAACAAGAGCGGCGGGATGAAACGTCCAACGATTGGGACAATTTTCGTACTGAACACTGCAAAGtggaattattttataaatgatctTAAATTGAGTATCCTGGCTTACATACCGTATATCACCCTTTTCGGTGATGCGATGCACGGTGCCCAATTTGGCGAGATGCTCGACCATGCGAGGATTCCAGCCACCATGTCCCTGTTGTAGCTTCATCAGTGCATCTACCTCTAAGCAGACTTTAACCCGATCACCGACAGAGAAGGTGGGCTTAACCATAGCCACGATCGGTTGCTGTTCCTCCGGTTGACCCAAGACAGGCATGTGATCCTTGTAGTAATAACCACCGCAAGTAGCTGCTATATATTTAAGGTCGACGTTGCCCTTGTGGCCAAGGCGATAGACGTTCGTTGATCCGGTTACCCAAGAGACGTTGGCTACACTGCGACAAGATTCATTGTCCCAGCCACGAATTTCCATAACACGCCCGGTTTTACCCTCACCGCCGTCCTGGTCGTTCCACTCCCAGTCGGGACCACGCACAACCTTTGAGCCCACAAAGATGCCTCGCAATTGTATACGCTGTGAACCTTTTCGTGGTGGCACTCGCACTCCCAAGGATGTGGGCGTTGTATATCTTACAAATGAGTGCTCCAAATCGTGAAGATTTGCGCCGTAACAAAAGGCACACAAATGATAATTTGTGCACTGGGCGCACTTAAATACAATGCCAGCTATTCCCTTTGAGCAGCCATCACACACGACATTCGAGTGACGAACACCtagataattaaaaagaagagTCATTAGTTAATGAAAGGAATTAAGAATATCCCAATTATACTTACCAACTTGGGCATTGTCCACAATTATTAGATCATACTGATTTTGATAGCCAACTCTGTAGTTGGTGCGATGACCTGAATCCCAATTGACCACAACCGTATTCTCGGGTGAGTGTGTCGATCCGCAACGTCCTATTTCGCAAACGGTACCAACGTGACCTTCCCCGTCGTCTGTTGCATGGAAAATGAAttgagattttttaaaaagtcagAAACGTTTCTTTTAAAGTTGCCCTCTCTTTTCCCAGACAGCTTGAGTTCTATTTATAGACTACAGAGATAAAGACTTCGCACCCCACAAAAATCGTTTGTGTTTTCTCCCCAAAGGAAATGTTTCGTGTGCTCCATCCGGTTGCAACACGGGGCTGCCTCTTGCCACACATCACCAAACAATTCTCGTGCACaaagaaatatgtatgtatgtaaataaattctattgaATTCCTCCTCCACTCTCTGTCCTTACTGCAGCTGtacttgaaattaaaacaCACATCTGTTTAATTTCCCCTCGCGCCCTGTTAGTCAAGGCATATAATGATTTATATTAGGTTAGGATATGGCCTGAAATGTTAATGTGACGCTGTTAATGTTGAGTTAACAGTGGATGTTAACGACTCAAAGGCCAAATAAACAAAGAGTGATGAGAATGCTTAAGATTAATGTTGGCTAAGGCTATGATCCTAATGTTATTGTTAAGTTAACAATTGTTgttcaaaattaatatgatAACGATTCAAAGAGGGGGAGATGAAGAGGTATTGAGAGGAGAAAGACGACAGAATAGAATAGGGAGCGAGGAATAAAGACAATcagcaagagagagaaaatgagaatagagagaaggagaagaaaaCAGATAGAGTGgaaaaagagacaaaaaaaaaagaggaaaggAGGAGTGGAGAATACTAAGAGGAAAAAAACAGAGAGTAGAAGGaggaaaagaaataaatataaaaggaaAGGAGGAGGAAGATAAAGAAAAAGGAGcggatgaagaagaagaatcaGATCCCCAACAAACTGTAAACTCTAATAGCCTGGAATAGTGAAGTACTTGAGACACTAGATAAACTGTTAAGGGCTATTTATAGTACTCCCTCCAtggaacagcagctgcaatccTGGCCAGCTCCCCCTAATTCTAAAAATACGGGATCTTTTCAAATGGCACGCGCCCCAAACGCCAACGAAGACTTCGTTTTTATGATGAGGCGGAGTAAAAACAATgtgaaaagagagagagaaggagagtcACATGTGTGTTGTGCCCCTGCTTATAGTATATAGCAAACCCCTACCCCTGCCCAACGTTATAATGTGTTTAAAGCGGCAGCGCCAAATGAAGAGCCGTTTGGGAAGGCATTCCGCTGTTGAGTGTTGCTAAAAATAGCACCGTCCTCTTTACATTCACTAGCAGCCAAAAGTGCGGATCGTTTGCCATGtgtaaaatatacatatatgcagataagtatatgtatgcatacacacatgtgtataaacaaattgttataGCTAGAGTTAATTCCTCAAATGGGGTAAACAAAGTGTTGCCTGTTTCTTTTACCTTGATTCGACCATATCCAATTTGGACCGCGTACAACACGTACGCCCGGCGGAATGGAGGCACGCATTCCAGCGTTTTCTTGTTGCGTTTCTGTCGCCtgtaatatacaaataattatccaattttaatatacatattattgaTAAACTATGATAACAATTGAAATGTGTGTCAAATACCATTTACGAAGGGGAGGGGGAAGTGGGGAGATGGGTGGCATatagtacataaatatttgggTCAACGACAATATCAGCGCATGTCCAACTggaaatatgcatatatgtatctagATATGGAACTGAAGCAcctatgaaaatataaatttagaatatatttttttgaatataaaaatactttaaataacaCATACAGTTATTCGAGTAATTTTGTTGACAAGGAAATAAAtgcacatatttataattttttgtaaaaatagtTAAGCTTGTAAAGtcgcattatttatttttgttttaacttGTTATCAGAACCAAAAGTAACTAcgagtttaataaaataacaaaaaacctataagataattttttttcaatataaaatagaaaaaaggtgcaaatatttgtttgtaatttttaaaattaattctatcCTTTGATTGTTATtacttcatttttaaaattgttttaaaagctataaaaaaaagaaaaacccagaatagaatttttttttttttacataaaatatgtGAACCCTTTCATTTTATGATAACAAatacttgaccaactgtatatattaaataaaaagcatcgcaaatatttttatgtttttcccCAAGCTTAATTCGTGTTTGTCGTGTATGAAATGTGCCATCTCTAACAGGTGCCAAATGGACAGTTTAAAATTCCCCAAAATAAACCCAAGTTGGGTGGTTAGTTGTAGTATGATTCAGACATTGTTTTATGATTAATCACTTTCTAGGAAATAAGAGCTTAAAGTGGTCTCACATCAGACTCCGTTGGTTTATCACTATCAGACACAACAAAgtacataaatttatgtatgtaactgCAGCTGTGGCAGGAACAACAGCGGCATGTAAGAAAATGACGCATGAGATAAGACATAtggatacatatgtatacccTACAGATGTACACATATATGCCAATATATACACTTTGTTATACATTACGAAAAACAGCCACTTTGCACtgaactacaacaacatattATTAGgtgaatttaacaatttgtttatttgttttgatagGGGGCACAACTTACCAATGAAATTTTACGCTTCCGTCAAATGtaacaaatgtgtgtgtgtgtgtgtgtgtttgtgtgcgtatCTGTGTGTGCCCGTATGCTTGTGTGCAAATATCTGTATGAAATTCTCAATGCTAATCCCAGTTGTCGCTTTGTTCACTTAAAATCTAAAACctattttgtgttttatcaGTAATGCATTTGTCTTTtgcatttacttaattaatttgtaattgataaataaagttttttcatttgtCGTGTTATATATACACAATTGAAATCATTCACAAATTGGGCTAGAATGGTTCATACTGCGTTTTTATGTGCATCAAcgttaattttgtaattcaaCACACCCCGTTTTCCTGTTTTTGTTTCGACGAGCAATGcattttcacttatttttgtttgccaaaattttaacttttataaaattttttactttaatttttatgaagaCAGTGTGACAGCACTTTGCAATGCTAGGAAAGCTAACatattgcaaaaatatgccctaaaaatactaatacaatatgctcCTCACTTAACAAGCGACTCCTCACTTGACGAATTCACTTGCCGAATAACAAAAACAGCTGTTTATCGCATATGGTCACACTGCAAGCCGACATCGCAGTACTGCCGCCAGctttttagataaataaatagctgtttccgaaaaatagctaaagTACTAGCCAACTTTCCTAGCACCGGCCAAGAGTCAATTATTgctgaaaaactaaaaaatttttatctgcgctcatttgcaatttgattaatatgatacaagctgccagatcgggaagCTTAGCAGGGTGGCAACCTTTGGACTGGGGAACAATACctgtttctgttaaatttgttgttgtgggacttttgcacagttttacctaaaatatttatggcaaaactaagctgaatatatatttgaaatagcTAGATTTCCACCttataacaattttgaaatttttctagcaaacgaactatgaaaatagccagatctagCTATGAAATAgataagttggcaacagtgctgCAAGACGGCATCgcagtaaaaacaaaagttgtttatgcttaaaataaatataaattatatgcaaCATTTACACAA includes the following:
- the LOC117780078 gene encoding tetratricopeptide repeat protein 19 homolog, mitochondrial isoform X2, which translates into the protein MIVKNFSKFTQIFARLRCARGVNVNSNDYSIRVQNNLKLNSEGCRSLCGLYQRQKEEDEYRQRSSSRSSPLPHPSLLFTAAFSFNFLGGSNGDKDQEETPESKLVNTIKRSILCIQNDQYDKAEQMLHLALRMAQDMQSSKGITYVYDLMANLAMEREQFKKAEKLFVDVMRRLMSDGHTEDSPKILHISSKIAHMSQLQGELEKSFQGFTWTLHRLGKLVKSTPEDTDILELYGLTKNWY
- the LOC117780078 gene encoding tetratricopeptide repeat protein 19 homolog, mitochondrial isoform X1; protein product: MIVKNFSKFTQIFARLRCARGVNVNSNDYSIRVQNNLKLNSEGCRSLCGLYQRQKEEDEYRQRSSSRSSPLPHPSLLFTAAFSFNFLGGSNGDKDQEETPESKLVNTIKRSILCIQNDQYDKAEQMLHLALRMAQDMQSSKGITYVYDLMANLAMEREQFKKAEKLFVDVMRRLMSDGHTEDSPKILHISSKIAHMSQLQGELEKSFQGFTWTLHRLGKLVKSTPEDTDILELYGLTKNWFGQLLMKQGKYDEAKNLFKEALDILICVYGTLNDASVTILNNISVAYVNLENYAEAKETLLHALAVAKELKDVTQEGIIQANLGLVYLREGLLKEAENFCKLAWKTGKSHENADAIEQAEYCLNEIKSSMKG
- the LOC117780077 gene encoding protein catecholamines up, yielding MSKQLANLQPSKFKFYQKVALGILLTAIVLSLPELCQSQGNPSFKYSREANENFDAKQAPPVNHDHDHHHHDHDHHDHDHHGHDHGHDHHGHNDHYEHHHHAKPAAKLDMKSIWLHSMGSTLLISAAPFVLLYIIPLDNSEAMKPRLKVLLAFASGGLLGDAFLHLIPHATHPHSHGEHGHDHGHDHHHHDHHGEGEGHAHAHDMSVGLWVLGGIVAFLSVEKLVRILKGGGGGHGHSHGTPKPKTAAKDKEPASGDKKKASTKPSKTVAKKEDEEGEVEISGYLNLAADFAHNFTDGLAIGASYLAGNSIGIVTTITILLHEVPHEIGDFAILIKSGCSRRKAMLLQLVTALGALAGTALALLGAGSSDGSSAPWVLPFTAGGFIYIATVSVLPELLEESTKLKQSLKEIVALLTGVALMIVIAKFE